One Solanum lycopersicum chromosome 4, SLM_r2.1 DNA window includes the following coding sequences:
- the ABCF1 gene encoding ABC transporter F family member 5: MDLATKLQVIDLRSTFLTGRTNLLCPGGVKTTAVTVFNNPRRRKVLRISSKLQAVAVETAETEVKEDIESLFSSNSSDEFNYSRRGNKQSGNGASSISSGVRLENVSKSYKGVTVLKDVSWEVKKGEKVGLVGVNGAGKTTQLRIISGLEEPDSGNLIKAKPNMKIAFLSQEFEVESTRTVKEEFMSAFKEEMEVAERLDKVQKAIEKSVDDLELMGRLLDEFDLLQRRAQAVDLDVVDVKINKMMPELGFAPEDADRLVASFSGGWQMRMSLGKILLQDPDLLLLDEPTNHLDLDTIEWLEGYLNKQEVPMVIISHDRAFLDQLCTKIVETDMGVSRTYDGNYSDYIISRAEWIETQNAAWEKQQKEIEQTRDLISRLSAGANSGRASTAEKKLEKLQDQEQIDKPFIRKQMKIRFPERERSGRTVVNVKNLEFAFEDKVLFKNANLTIERGEKIAIIGPNGCGKSTFLKLIMGLLKPTRGEVVLGEHNVLPNYFEQNQAEALNLEKTVLETVAEAAEDWRLDDIKGLLGRCNFKADMLDRKVSFLSGGEKARLSFCKFMVTPSTLLVLDEPTNHLDIPTKEMLEEAITEYQGTVITVSHDRYFIKQIVNRVLEVKDGTLHDYEGDYDYYLEKNLEARERELEREAEIEDKSPKAKAKSKMSKAEKEARKKQKMQAFQAAKQKSKKSKNSKRWN, from the exons ATGGACCTTGCTACAAAGCTCCAGGTAATCGACCTTCGTTCCACTTTTCTCACTGGAAGAACCAATCTTCTTTGCCCTGGTGGTGTGAAAACCACTGCAGTTACAGTTTTCAATAACCCCAGAAGAAGAAAAGTTCTTAGAATTTCATCGAAATTGCAAGCTGTAGCTGTTGAAACTGCTGAAACTGAGGTAAAAGAAGATATAGAATCATTGTTTTCGAGTAATTCTAGTGATGAATTTAATTATTCCAGAAGGGGTAATAAACAATCAGGTAATGGGGCTTCGAGTATTTCATCTGGGGTTAGGCTAGAGAATGTTAGTAAGAGTTATAAAGGTGTTACGGTGCTGAAAGATGTGAGTTGGGAGGTGAAAAAGGGTGAAAAGGTTGGTTTAGTAGGTGTAAATGGTGCAGGGAAAACGACCCAATTGAGGATTATATCTGGTTTGGAAGAACCAGATTCTGGGAATTTGATTAAGGCAAAACCTAATATGAAGATTGCATTTTTAAGCCAAGAATTTGAGGTTGAGTCGACAAGAACTGTGAAGGAAGAGTTTATGAGTGCATTTAAGGAGGAAATGGAAGTTGCTGAGAGACTTGATAAGGTTCAGAAGGCAATTGAGAAATCTGTTGATGATTTAGAGTTGATGGGGAGGCTGTTGGATGAGTTTGATTTGCTGCAGAGGAGGGCACAAGCTGTGGATTTGGATGTGGTGGACGTTAAGATTAACAAGATGATGCCCGAGCTAGGATTTGCCCCAGAGGATGCAGATAGACTTGTGGCATCATTTAGTGGTGGCTGGCAAATGCGGATGTCTCTGGGCAAGATCTTGCTGCAG GACCCAGATTTGTTACTACTGGATGAACCGACCAATCATCTTGACCTTGATACAATTGAGTGGCTTGAGGGTTATCTTAATAAGCAAGAAGTTCCGATGGTCATTATATCTCATGACCGAGCTTTCCTTGACCAGTTGTGTACAAAAATTGTGGAGACTGATATGGGTGTATCTAGGACATATGATGGAAATTACTCGGATTATATTATTTCAAGGGCTGAATGGATTGAAACACAGAATGCTGCATGGGAAAAGCAACAGAAGGAAATTGAGCAAACGAGAGATTTGATAAGTAGGTTAAGTGCAGGAGCAAACTCGGGTCGTGCATCTACAGCTGAAAAG AAGCTGGAAAAACTTCAGGATCAGGAACAAATTGATAAGCCATTCATAAGGAAACAAATGAAGATTAGGTTCCCAGAACGTGAAAGAAGTGGGAGAACAGTTGTGAATGTTAAAAATCTGGAATTTGCTTTCGAGGATAAg GTTCTTTTCAAGAATGCAAACTTGACAAttgagagaggagaaaaaattgCCATTATTGGTCCTAATGGGTGTGGAAAGAGCACCTTTCTTAAACTGATTATGGGTTTACTGAAGCCAACAAGAGGTGAAGTTGTGCTTGGGGAGCACAACGTCTTACCAAATTACTTTGAGCAGAATCAG GCTGAAGCACTCAATTTGGAAAAAACTGTCCTTGAAACTGTAGCAGAAGCTGCTGAGGATTGGAGACTAGATGATATAAAAGGACTCCTTGGACGTTGTAATTTTAAAGCTGACATGCTTGACAGGAAGGTTTCCTTTTTGAGTGGCGGTGAGAAG GCACGTCTGTCCTTCTGTAAGTTCATGGTGACCCCTTCAACTTTGCTAGTACTGGATGAGCCAACCAATCATTTGGACATACCAACGAAAGAGATGCTTGAG GAGGCAATTACGGAGTATCAAGGCACCGTGATAACTGTTTCTCATGATCGGTACTTCATAAAACAAATTGTTAACAGAGTATTGGAAGTAAAAGATGGCACTTTACATGATTATGAAGGAGATTATGAT TATTACTTGGAGAAAAACCTTGAGGCCAGGGAAAGAGAGCTTGAACGAGAGGCAGAGATCGAGGATAAGTCTCCAAAAGCCAAAGCCAAATCCAAGATGTCAAAG GCGGAAAAGGAAGCTCGGAAGAAACAGAAAATGCAGGCATTCCAAGCAGCAAAACAGAAGTCTAAGAAATCAAAGAACTCCAAGAGATGGAACTGA